Within Coffea arabica cultivar ET-39 chromosome 4e, Coffea Arabica ET-39 HiFi, whole genome shotgun sequence, the genomic segment AGCAATGAACATGACGAGGACATGATGGGGTGCAACTTACAGTTTTGAACAAGTCTATTAGAGGAGTTGAGGGACAATTTAACTATGAAAACCAAGCTGATAAGCCAGCGACAGGCTTCAAAGTTACTAGTATAATAATGGCATGGCCGCTGGTCACAGCTAAATTTCATTCATCACAATCTATCTAGATGTGCAAATGACCATCATCAACACTTTATTCTTGGCGTGACTGCTGCTGCCGGGTAGTATTTTTTCCTGCAATGTCCTTGTCACTTTTTTAAGTGTTAAGTGTACTGTCCTTTTCACCAGTTGGTGGCTGCAGCCTGCAGGGAATTCTGTATCCAATAATATACACAAAGCAAGTTGCAAGCAAGTTTCAATGttttgaattttctttcttctgcaTGGAAAAGGGATTTTAAAAAGTTTtaagtatttttcttttaggaacaaacttttatttatttagtttttaaactaaaatggaaaagaaacacAACAATTATGCAGTGTGCAAAGCTCCATCACCCACAAGAGCAGATGAATTATTCAAATTCCAGTACATATCTTTTCCTTTTAGATTCTTCAGTTCAGTTGGACGAAAAAATTGTTCATTTTTGActgaggaaggaaaaaaaaatggagcatTAAAGAAGAGTCAGTGGGCACTTAAGCAAAAGATGCAATTATTACATTTATGGGAACCACGAACTTGGCCTTCAGCAAGAATTTTAGCAACTGAAATGACCGTATAGTCAATCCAATAATCAAAGCTAATGTGGAAATCAAGTGAGTCATAATTTGTGTAGAATGCTAATTATTTGTTTTAAACTCTATTGCTCCATCATTCTTTTACTAGTACTTTCTTTGTcgcaatcaaaaaaaaaaaaaaacccaaaaaaaagagagagagagagaacccaaaaagaaaagagagagggaactTTCCTTTTCCTCCTTGGTTGAAGTAAAGGctggtttttttcttttgtggtaTGGTACCCCTTTTTTCTCAGAGATTCACGACTGGAGCATATATAACCCCAAGAGCGATATGTAAAGCGATTTTTCTGCAGACATTCCAACTGCTGTAGGGGCAATCCCATCGAAGCGTCCCTTCAACGAGGACTGGAGGGCCCTCCGGCATCTGCCCTTTGAGGCAAAAAGATGGTGTATGACACCATTTTCATGACTGTCCAATCTATGCCTTTATGTCAACAATTTTGTCATCGTAACTTTTCCTCATTTTAACTACCAGCCAAGCCAGCTAGTGACCACCACTAAGTCATTTAAGGCTGACTTAGTGAAGTGGGAGATAAGGGCTAATTATCACATTAAGTGATTTTTTAAGGTTTAGTACACTCGTCTGGTCCGATGAAGGTTCAGTCTCCATCAATTTTCCTAGATTCAGTTGAGTCTCCCCTTCAGATTAGGATAGTATAGGATACTATAGATAAAAAGTgatgattgacaaaaaaaaaaaaaaaaaagattcctCATTTTCCTTTTATGAATACTATATAGAAACTCTTCAATTTCAATTGTGCGGCTATGGCCTACCTAATTTAATTTTCATACTACCTGTTTCTGGGCCGTTAATCTGAACTTTTTTATTAATTTGTGGACGGTTAAGgaataattttcaaattccTATCTCTCCATTTGGATTTGATTCTTGAACAAGTAATGCGGGCACCAAGTTGCACAACCATCATTTTTATTTGTCTTAGATTAGTTGATAGGACTGATGTCACTTCCAGAATAAGAGGGACCTTGATTTGAATATAGGGATAATTTGACAGCATAATCCTACCTTTCATCTTAAGCAGCATCTATCTATATCCACTTTTGAGGTAATGCTACCCTTTGTCTCAATGAAGAGAATCAACAAATTATTAACAACCGCAAACCCAAAATCAGGAGATTAAAGCATTCCATGTCACTACTGAGTTCCCAAAATATCACATACAGtgacaaaaggaaaaatacatatagaatgaaggaattttttttaGTTGGATATCTATTAGTGCACTTAAATTATACTCCACACAATTTATCATTTGAACGCAAATACTCCTATTTATTGCATCCTTGCATTTAGACGCGTAACCAAAACTAACTTCACTCTTACATAAAATAAGCACTCTCAGAATGAGCgaaattttttgattaaaaatgatcaaaataatgtcacacacacacatatatatatagttgcTGTAAAAAATTGGGGTTCGTGTTAAATTAAGCTGTGAACATTAAgtgtctgtttgataacataaaaaagtgctgaaactgaattcattcagacattcagatgttttgagtgtttgataaataaaaatttttctgctgaacttattaagtggtgttgaatttgtatgtatttttttcagcacaagaatcgtatctgaatgcttaatttgataagaatcaagagatttacttcaattactttattttatctactaaatctatccttgtttgttaattacattcaaaatccttatataattaaacaacctaatattttctatccaaaatccttatctaattaaacaacatgCCATTATCTGTCTAATGGCTTTCTACTTCTATTTTTTCCCTATTTAATGACTTTTTACAATTTCTCCATGCTCCTCACATCTGTCTactccttatttttttttccatctttctactctttcataattttgtcatttttttcctcccaatttttttttattgctacCGTACTCACCGATCTCAAATTCATTATTTCCAAGGTAAGTGACAttgattatttgttgttttgcttcaacatttttccattgaagtaattaaatttctaaataatttggtatgaatttaaaacttgtttattgcagcttccttttgcttatattttgacttttcttatcaaactctgatttaaaaaaatatttgcacCGATATTTGGACTTTTTCATAATatatttattcttttatattactttgatttaaaaataagtattgtcattttcatacctaacaattttaagctaattaaatcataggtttcatttcctttttggattaaaagatagaagggcaaaattgtacaatttagcttattaagcattaaattataaatgtttatcaaacagtataaatatgtTCAGCATTAAGATTCAGATATTCATATATCTTTTTTCAGTACTTaatattcagcaaattaattgtttcaatattcagaattcagaattcagaattcagattcaattttatcaaacggagcCTAAGTTCATTTATTCCAGAATTATCAAAAGGTCTTCGTATGAAAAAGAACTTCTCCTGGCAATTGAACTCCATTTGCCACTTCAAAATCACGAGACCGTCTCACCTCCTCCCCCACCACCCGAGTAGTTGGTCTGTGAATAACTACCGGACATATTTAATAGTTATTCACGTTATAGTATGACTTTTCCAGCAAGGCAAGGAGACAGGCTGTTCAACATTGACACGTGGCAGATAATGGAGACAGCTGGAAGCAGAGTGGGACCCAGTGTAGAAGTGACCATCCtgaaaaattttttgatttcTGGTCCCCCAGGCCCGACCACGGATCTTACAAAATCAGATCCCGCGGAATTTTCACGGGATGGAGCCCATACTCAGGTAACGGTCACGTTCTAATAATCCGTCCCGGGGCCCGCACCTCGGACGGCGCTACTttgaattttccaaaaatttgccgCCCACGTTGCCCAGTCATCCTTGCGTAGCAATTTTTTTATTCCTTGACTGCCCCCGCCGCTAACATTCTTGAATTGAATTAAGCTTCGGCACTTGGCAGCGCAGGCTTTGAAGCTGCTGGAGTTGCGCTTGGAGTTTGGAGCCTTGCCTACATTTTCCGAAGACTGTAAACGGCATGGGACCTGGTCTAACTATCTTAGGCTTAGGTCCTATCATCAGTGATCTTGTTACATTCTCCGATCAAAGTTAGAAGAGGGATCAGGATCGGGGGCTTTACTCTCACAGTAGCACTGTGACAGCAGGTGCAAGTGAAGGTGAGGATGAATCGCTCGGTCGCAATAAAAAAAAGGGACTAAATCTCCCTTTGAACTGTAGGACGAAGTGAGGATGAAGCACTGAGCCAAAAAGGGATTAATTCGCTTTTTGGATTGTAAGTCGAGGGTTCAGACTCTATTTACAGtgaacaaaattcaaaatatgtGCCAAAGTATCTCTTTTGTTTAATCATATCTGTATATCTACTAGTCTCTTATACAGTTTTTTTAAACTCttttttatgtaaaataaaatatattagattatacaaatattatcattgtcgtaaaaaaaaagaaactcttttttatgtaaaataaaatatattagattatacaaatattatcattgtcgtaaaaaaaaaagaagtgaatGTGTGGATAAGATGTATTCAAGTTGGATGGTGAAGTTTAGATGCACCATACAAATTTTAATatgtcaaaaaatgaaattatactTTTTCACCTTATTATActaatgtatatatttattatattgttGTTTACATTAATTGTATTATTATCTATTCTGTACCATATTGTCGCTATTGGGTAATGACAGAATCCCTaatctgttaaaaaaaaaaaaatcgatgaGTCTTTCCTTGGTGGATTTGCTACATAAGGATGCATCTCCCAAAACAATAATCAATAATGAAGTAATGTCAAGGGCGATGGTATTTGAGTGTGATTGGATAGATGACTatttgataagaaaaaaaagACAACATTGCAGTATTTGTTAGGTTGTTGTAGTctaatatacattaataatgtCATATACAAACCTTTTCAATTTTTATAACGTTCGTTGATAACCTTAATACGCGTATGCTTAACTTGGTAGACGTAGACATTAGACCATGTCAATCCAAATGTAACATATCTCACTCCTCAAAATAACCGAATGTTTCATCACATGCTTCATCACTTGTTTTTAgggtgcaaacgagtcgaattgagtcaatttatttaaaaaataaataaaataataatttttttaataaataataaaatattagaaatatatatatataatgttatcattaaaataaaaattaaaaataaatatatataatcaagTCGGTTCGTAAACTTACAAACTGAATATTTTTTAACTTGAGTTGCTTGAGTCATCCTAATTGTTTGGATTTTGTGAGCACTTGACTAGTACCACCTATTTCAACTTTTAAGGGCAAAGGCACACGCCACACCTAGGACCCTACTTACAAGTCCACGACTAGAATAATTATTtgggatttttaaaaataatatgaTTAAAAAGTGATTAGAACTATAACAAAGTAATCATAAGATTTATTTATAGTACAGAGAGATATATTTTCCCAGATAATAATTTAATACTAGTATATGTTTGAATAGAAGGAAATTCACATGAGAAAGTGAAGTGTGAGAAAGCTAGGCAAGGGAGAAGGAAAATCTTTTTCCGAAACGTGTTTGATTATCGCAAAAAATTGAGAGAAATAAAAGGTTAGTAATAATTATCGACAATTATTAAAGTTTTTGTGTGTctaataattatttttcctcaaaatccTGCAAATTTCGCAGGACACAAATGACTGGAAAGTGAGGAAAagtgcaaaaaatttgtttaatATTCCCGTTCAACAAACAcgcaccaaaaataaaatctcAATTTACCACACATTTCCCTGCAAAAATACCCAACTTTATTGCGCAACATaaggagaaaattttttttaaaaaatgaagttGCAGGCGCCCTTTTGGCCTTAACCACTTTGGGATGCACAAAAAGACACTCCAAGAAATGACGGGGGCAGCACTTTCAATACTCCAAGAGTATATCCAAGAGGCTTCCAATTCAAACAACAGCCAATTACCACTAATATGCGGTTTCTAATAAATTCAAAAAACCTGCAGTAGTACATCCTTATTGATCTAATGCCAGGAATCATTTATTATAGCTCCCCTTGGTTTAATTGGGCCTCCCTTATATAGATTAAAGGATAAATAGAAATAATTTTAGTGTAAAAATtgttggttaaaaaaaaaaaaacaaaaaaaaagaggctgCCAGTTAATGCCTAAGGCCCACCTGTGCATACAAAATCAACTCCTCTCTCATTAATCCCGATTACGTCAATTAATTAATCATCCTGGTGACTTACTACTAATTCATATTAACTTAATTTGCACTATCCCCCGCCAGATTTGTCTTAATTATAATGAACTCCTATTTAGTTTCTTTCGCATTTCATTATTAGACTCTCAAAATGGTAATTCCAGAATTAACTACGTATAGAATTTCAATCACAATTCTAAATATCATGCTGACGGAAATTTCACTAAATCTATATTACAAAAAGGTAAATGATTAGTAGTATATAAGCTATTGTGAAATTTCACATCAAAATTGGCAAGCATGCACTGATCTGTGTAAGTGAATATGCAAATCGACCTTATTTATGATACTTAAGATTGCCTAATCGAGGGAGTGTTAAgataataaatcaaattgaattAGCCAGGTGAGAAGATATATGCCTTAAAATTTCACTTTCAAGTACCAAGAGACGCGAAGTCTCTCAGAACTTGAGAGTTTTGAATACGTTTGGTTTGAAAGTAACAGACGTTTAGTCCACTTGCATCCAGATTAATCTTACGAGCCAAACAACAAACAAATTCATAAAATCTcacattttattttcatctcaaggtatataagtaattattgattgtttattttcatttcaagATATATCTATAATTTTCTGTGAAAGATCTCCAACTAAGACACGAAATATTTTGTTTGGCATAAGTCTAAAAGTGTAGTACgttcacaaaaagaaaaaagataaaatacaTAATCACACACTTCTAGGAATTGCTTTTTAAAGCTTCCTCTAAACCTTGCGGAGTTGAGGGTATAGGAGATTGTAGTAATTATAGAAGTCATGTGGGGATGCTTTGTAATTTCAACAATCTTAAGGGAGCCAAGTGTAGTTAATCGCATGATCAGGAGAAGGGGGGGAAATATGATAGAATTAACAACGATGAAAACAAAGCagcctcagttcaaaaatacgTAACAGAAATCAGAGGGGGTCCCCACTTGCCATCCTGCGTCTCTCGTCGTCTCCTTCTCCTTCGACAACATctcccacacacacacacacactcacgcACTGAAccgtgaaattttttttaaaaaaaataaaaaacctaATCCCTATCTGTGTTTGAATCAATCAACCTGATAGGAAATTACGTTACAGAGAGGAGCCACATTATTgactaaaaaaattaaatttgattgccAAATTTTaatcttccaaaccaaaatTAAGGAAACCATTCATTCCTTGAGAAAAGCCTGAAAGCCCAAAGGACGACGTCGTCGTCTCTTATCTCCACGGGCAATCTAACTTTTCGCCGCCGTGAGATGGCATTTTCTCCGCCGTCTCCAGTCGCGGCTTTCTTAGTTACAACAACTCTTAGGGTTTCTCAACGCCACTTCCGATCTCTGTCCTCATCTCGCCGCAGGGCAGTTTCGTTAGATTGAGGAAGAAACGAAGGAAAATTTGCATTTGTACTATTATTTTGGATATTGGAGAATTATTGGTACTTTTTGGTCGGAGGGGAGGATGGGGTGGTCGTCAGGGGGTAAAGGTGGGATGGAGAAAGTGCGGAGGGTGCTTAGGACGGCGTATTTCATGGTGCTGATGATGGCGTCGCTGGTGGTGCAATCGGCGGCGGTGCTGGTGGCTATAGCGGACGTGCTGGTGCCCTGTTTTTTGATTCAGAGCTTCACCTGTGTAACGTGTTACAGTTTTAGAGAGCATTTGCGGAGATACGGTTTCAGGAGTTCATTAATGGATATTCCTTTGGTCTCCATCATCAGATCTCTCATCATCATCTGTAATTCCCGGTcccaattctctctctctctccctccccccTCCGAGTTTTTTTCCGTTTAATTTGTCAGTTAATTGATTTATtgattgcattttttatttgtgtTCCTGTTTATTTATCTGCTTTTTTATAGTTGTAAAGAAATCTGCGTCtggttttctttattttctttttccttctaaaACAGCTTTGTAATCGAATTAGTAGGCTTATTTAGTTAAATGATAGTTTCACTGAAGCATATAATGCATACTGATAACCGGAAGTTCATTAGTTGGAATATTGAGTagcataaaaaaaatatagaattttgaaaaaattgtgtTTTTTCTTTGGTTGGAAAAATTGTGTTTGAAGTTTCTTCTGTGAAATAATAAAAGTTACTGGAGTCAACCTGATCGTGTGATAATTTGTGttaatagagtttttaatactATATGGGAATGTGTATTTATTCAACTGCACATTTGATTTTGAAGTCTTCCGCTGCTCTGCTCAATTGCGAGTTGATGCTCGTGTGCTTCATACGTTTGCAGGTTCCTGAAATGGTTTTAATTCTGTGGTTTTGTTTCTATTGAAACAGGTGTGTATTCAATGTGTGATGGGCCTGCTCTTTCACATGGGCCGTATCTTGGAACTGTCACATTATGTTCTGTTGCTTCAGTTCTTCTTTTATCTGTAAAGGCTTGTATTTTTACTGTCAATTCGCAACTTGAGGCTGAAGCATCATCTTCTCTAACAAGGCAGAAGCTCCATTTAAAGAAGTCATGGGGTATGCCTGTGTTGTTTCTCTCATCTGTGGTGTTTGCTCTTGGCCATACTGTTATTGCCTATAGAACTAGTTGCAGAGCAAGGAGGAAACTCTTGTTTCACCGAGTTGATGCAGAAGCTGTAAGTCATGAAATTGTTGCATATTTAGTCCCCATAGatttttctggtcattttcctTCAGTAATATACTTTGACACATATCTGAACCTTCACAGTAGCTGTTGATTATTGAACTGGAAATGTAGGATTTTAGCATGGTCTAAAGCTGATCATTTACTTGCTTGACAGGTTCTTTCTTGCAAAATTGTTTTCTCTGGTTATCAGAAAGTTCCACGATCACCCACACCATCTGCCGGCAGAACACTACGAAGCGGTAGTGAAATGAAGCGAAAACCTGGATTATTAGCTCGCGATCAAGGGGATGTTCCAGTTAGATTACTTGCTGATATTGACAGCTTGTTCATGTCTTGCCAAGGGCTTATCCTTCATTACAAGCTTAGCACGCCTGGTTCACCTGCTCGTTCCTTGTCTTCTACCAGCTTTCTTGGCAAACAACCATTCAAAGTTTTACCCAAAGATCAGTATCATCTTCGCAGGAGcttcagtaatcaattcagtacCTCCTCACTCTCCACTCCTCTCTTAGATGGGTCTCCTACCTCCCCAGTTTTGTCTGAAGACATGCCTATCCTCAGCCTTGATGACACTGTTGATGATGATGAGGGCAGTAAATTGGGATCTCCAGTCTTAGAACCAGATTTGGAAGCATATGGACAGTTTGGGATTGTTTTAAtacatggctttggtggtggtGTTTTTTCGTGGAGAAATGTGATGGATGTAATGGCTCGGCAACTTGGTTGTCCAGTCACTGCTTTTGACAGACCTGGTTGGGGATTAACATCAAGGCCACGGTGCAAGGATTGGGAAGAAAATCAGTTGCCTAATCCGTACAAGCTTGATACTCAGGAAATTCCTTTGCTCTTTGTAAAGATAGAGAACAAAAAGAATAGTGCAAGTTTGTTTCTGGTTCTTTAAGTTTGCATCTTATTGCTGTAGTTGAGCTTTTAGGCTTTCGTCTTTTCAGGTTGACTTGCTGCTTTCTTTTTGTGCGGAGATGAGGTTTGCTTCAGTTGTACTTGTTGGTCATGATGATGGAGGGCTACTTGCACTGAAGGCTGCGGAAAGAATCCAGTCGTCAGACAATCCCACTAGTGTTAGTCAGCATCTGAATCATAatgtcacttttttttttttttaaataactcTTATTTCTGGCAATTTTATCTGTTTTTTCATCAGTATTTATTGTAGTTAACAGGAACTTCATCATGCAGGTTGAAATCAAAGGTGAATATCTACTGAGTGTAAGCTTGTCTAAAGAGATGGTCCCTGGCTTTGCTAGAATATTACTTAGGACTTCCCTTGGGAAAAAGCATTTGGTTCGTCCTCTACTGCGAACTGAAATCACTCAAGTAGTAAATCGGCGAGCATGGTATGATGCTACCAAGCTAACAACTGAAGTCTTGAGCCTATACAAGGTACTTAACTTCATTTCTCATCATTGATTCTCAGTGTTGGTAATGCGATAAAAATTGTTAGTTATTGATGCATATCTTGTAAACAGAACATTGTAGTTAATTTAACTACAATGTATATGCAGTTTTAAAACTGGCATTTATTATTAGGATCTAACATCCTTAATTTTCTCTTCTATTTATTGgtagatttattttattttatttttttccataATGAAGATATGCCATGTTGTGAATATCTTGTTTAGCTTTACAATGTCTGCTGCTTTGGATTTGTGCATTCCCCATACTCACACATAAGATAGTTGTCGTCACAGTCATCTGTTGGGTTAAGAAGTTTTTCATTGCCAATTGGGAAGTGTCATCTAATTTTGTACGTAATCTTCAAGTTGATTaagttttatttgatttgtttactTTTACACATCTGAGGAGGCATGAGATGATCATTGATGAATTCTATTCTTAACAATGTCCTGAAGGTGGAGCATTTCCATTGCTTTGGCTTTTTAGTCTCCCCAAGTTTCACTATGGCCTTGAGACATTTGGGCTGATAATTATGCTTAAATTAATGATCTATTTTAATGTGCACTTTTTTGGTTGAATCAGGCCCCATTATGCGTAGAAGGTTGGGATGAAGCTCTTCATGAGATAGGAAAGTTATCTTTTGAAACATTCCTATCGCCACAACATGCAGAATCTCTGCTTAAATCTGTTGAACAACTGCCAGTTTTGGTTATTGCGGGAGCCGAAGATGCCCTTGTGCCTCTAAAATCTGTTCAGGCTATGGCTTCAAAATTTGTGAATTCTGTAAGTTCCTTtctgcttttcctttttccctcatTTCTTCGTAGGTTGCTTTATCTGTATTCTTTTGAGCTATAGCCTTGGATTTCACCAAGATGACATTCTTGATGTCAGTATTGTTGGACAACAATAGATTACTAGATACCAGGGTGGTTAAACAAAAACTTGCCATAGGGACTATATGGGCGAAAAAAATACTGGATGAAGAAGTTAAACTTGATGTCTGGTGAATAATCCATAATCTAGCAGAAACTCTATTCTGGTGGAGAAGGCTTATGTTAGCTTTGGTCTACTGTGGTTTACGCGAGCATTTACCATGTGAACTAATGCAATTTCTGGTTAAACTAGAAACTTGCCCTTGGACAATAAGGGTGAAAATAATTGAGAATGAAGAAGTCGGGATGCAATACAACACAATCTCTGGGAACTGGTAATGGTACAAGATGATTATTGTGGCAGAGCCTCTACTCTGAGGGATAAGGCTTTTATTAGGTTTGGTCTGCTAAATTAGTATAGGAGTGGTTTACTTCAGCCTTTACCAACTTCTAGTGGGAATTACATTAGAACTATAATAGTTCTATGTAAACTCTCGCTAGTTTTTAAGTACATCTGTACAGCAAGGTGACCAGTGTTGAAAGTTTTGGAAAATGGGAAATTTTCAGCTTAAGTTGACTAATGTAATTGTACATGATTTTTGTTATTATGCAGAGACTGGTTGCAATATCTGGTTGTGGCCATCTTCCGCATGAGGAGTGTCCCAAGGCGTTACTAGCAGCTATATCACCCTTCATAAGCAGGCTTATATTAAATCCGGATTTGCAGAGTCAATAGAGTGctttgattattcttttgaCGTGCAAATAGCTAGTGTTTTTTTGgcttcctctttttcctttctcctcttaaaattttctctctttcgGCCGCCTCTATCTTAGGTTATGTTTCTGCTTCAAAAGGAAGAGTATAAGCGCATCTCTCCTTTTGGGCAATTTTTCATATTAGTTTGGCGCTACCCTGATTCTTTTGGTTTTGGAGCTTTCTCAAACTTGTATACTCTCTCTTCGTCTCGACCTTTTTCTGATTGGTAAGGGCTAATTATCCTTGTGTAAGCTTGTTGAACAGTGAAGTAAAACCAATCTTTGTACATGTCTTTAGATGAAATTTAATGCAATTTAGTTTTGTTAGAAAGACTTGAATGCAATTTAGTCTTCAGAAAGTTCTTTCTCCCTCCCCCGTGTAGCTTTTATGTTTTGGGCAAGGTGGTGAACAAGTGAGGTcttgtaatttttttatttttcaaaaattcacacTCTTACTCTTTATATTAGTGATATTCTTATCTCCCTCCTCTCTCTCAGCGATGCCTATCTTTGTATTATGGGTGTAGACTCTTACTCGATACCTAACGTCAATGCTAACAAAGAGTGTTTGGTAGGCAAGTAAAAATGGCTAACATATAAGCATTCAGTTAGTTTGGCATTATGTTCGGCTTATTCATTTTTGAGCAAGTTTATTACATGTGTTTATGGTAAATGAATCTTTGTTGACGTGAAACAAGCAATGAATGGCCTAAAAggacctcaaaaaaaaaaaaagaatatggcATCAAATTTttccggggggggggggggtttagGAGGTGAATCAAAATGGACTTAAATGTTGGATTCATGAATCCAGTACGTTAAATAAAGTGACTGGAGTTGTTGAAGAACAGACATCGTGCAAGATTCTTTCTTTGGAGACACTAATGGAGCTGCACAAATAAACAACAATCACGCAGAAAATAAACAATTTCGAGCCAAGAAGAGAGCGAAAAATTTTCCACGATTAAATAACAATACCATAAATTTCGTTTTTAGTTGGTCAAAAGCACCACTTTTGGCCGCCCAATTTAATATTTATCCTTCCATTTCACTATAGCCCTTCTCTGGAAACTGTTCTACCTGCTTTAACTGCCCTAATTTCacgggataatttcagaaacctcccttgaggttttcagCAATTATAGAGAGCTCTCctcaagtttcaaaaattacacctaccttCTTCGCTTCTAAGGTTAATGTAACAATATAGACCCAATAACTTATATTTTTTCACAAAtattctaaaatacccttcttCTAGAgaacaagacaaaacaaaacaaggtttaATCTTTAACTTCTTGTTCGTGGCATAGTCATTGAAGCACACAAAGTCTAATGAATCCAACTCATCTCAAAATTCATTACTTGCTAATTCTTGCCTAATGCAACTCACTACCATTACTACcaatactaaaccaaaaaatGCTCTCATGTCCATA encodes:
- the LOC113742338 gene encoding uncharacterized protein isoform X1 gives rise to the protein MGWSSGGKGGMEKVRRVLRTAYFMVLMMASLVVQSAAVLVAIADVLVPCFLIQSFTCVTCYSFREHLRRYGFRSSLMDIPLVSIIRSLIIICVYSMCDGPALSHGPYLGTVTLCSVASVLLLSVKACIFTVNSQLEAEASSSLTRQKLHLKKSWGMPVLFLSSVVFALGHTVIAYRTSCRARRKLLFHRVDAEAVLSCKIVFSGYQKVPRSPTPSAGRTLRSGSEMKRKPGLLARDQGDVPVRLLADIDSLFMSCQGLILHYKLSTPGSPARSLSSTSFLGKQPFKVLPKDQYHLRRSFSNQFSTSSLSTPLLDGSPTSPVLSEDMPILSLDDTVDDDEGSKLGSPVLEPDLEAYGQFGIVLIHGFGGGVFSWRNVMDVMARQLGCPVTAFDRPGWGLTSRPRCKDWEENQLPNPYKLDTQVDLLLSFCAEMRFASVVLVGHDDGGLLALKAAERIQSSDNPTSVEIKGEYLLSVSLSKEMVPGFARILLRTSLGKKHLVRPLLRTEITQVVNRRAWYDATKLTTEVLSLYKAPLCVEGWDEALHEIGKLSFETFLSPQHAESLLKSVEQLPVLVIAGAEDALVPLKSVQAMASKFVNSRLVAISGCGHLPHEECPKALLAAISPFISRLILNPDLQSQ
- the LOC113742338 gene encoding uncharacterized protein isoform X2 — its product is MCDGPALSHGPYLGTVTLCSVASVLLLSVKACIFTVNSQLEAEASSSLTRQKLHLKKSWGMPVLFLSSVVFALGHTVIAYRTSCRARRKLLFHRVDAEAVLSCKIVFSGYQKVPRSPTPSAGRTLRSGSEMKRKPGLLARDQGDVPVRLLADIDSLFMSCQGLILHYKLSTPGSPARSLSSTSFLGKQPFKVLPKDQYHLRRSFSNQFSTSSLSTPLLDGSPTSPVLSEDMPILSLDDTVDDDEGSKLGSPVLEPDLEAYGQFGIVLIHGFGGGVFSWRNVMDVMARQLGCPVTAFDRPGWGLTSRPRCKDWEENQLPNPYKLDTQVDLLLSFCAEMRFASVVLVGHDDGGLLALKAAERIQSSDNPTSVEIKGEYLLSVSLSKEMVPGFARILLRTSLGKKHLVRPLLRTEITQVVNRRAWYDATKLTTEVLSLYKAPLCVEGWDEALHEIGKLSFETFLSPQHAESLLKSVEQLPVLVIAGAEDALVPLKSVQAMASKFVNSRLVAISGCGHLPHEECPKALLAAISPFISRLILNPDLQSQ